Part of the Archangium lipolyticum genome, GTCCCAGGAGTCGGTCCGCCAGACGAAGGCGGGGTACTTGCGCGCCTCCACCAGCATCGCGACGGCCGTCCGGATCGGGTCGAAGGCCTGCGGGTCGGTCACCTTCACCTCGACGCCGGCGCACAGCGTATTGGCGAACTTGTTGAACGTCGGCGTGAAGTAGGCCTCCCGGAAGCTCACCCCGGGCAGGTTCGCGGCGTTGAGCCGGTCGCTCCAGTGGTAGTCGAACCCGGGCCCGCCGATGAGCTCGAACGGGCGCGTGGTGCCGCGCCCCTCGGACAGGCTCGCCACGCCCTCGAACATGCCGGTACCAGGGTACACCAGCGCGGTGTCCGGGGTCGGCATGTTGGGGCTCGGCATGACCCACGGAACGTCGGTGTCGGCGCCCATCATGTTCGGCACCCAGCCGCTGCACTCGATGACCTCCAGCTCGACCGGACGCCCGGCGTCGGTCGGCAGGAACTCGCCGTTGTAGAAGCGGGCCAGCTCGCCGACGGTCATCCCGTGCTGCTGGACGATCTCCTTCTTGCCGACGGCGGTGGTGAAGCGGGTGGTCATCATCGGCCCGTACGCCTTGCCGCCCGCCGGGTTGGGCCGGTCGAGCACGACGTAGCGCAGCCCACGCCGGGCTGCGGCGACCATCGAGTCGTAGAGCGCCCAGATGTAGGTGTAGAACCGGCTGCCGACGTCCTGGATGTCGAAGACGACGGTCTGCACGCCGGCCCGCTCGTAGAGGGTCTCCCAGGTGGCCTGGCTGGCGTTGTACGCGTCATAGACGGTCAGCCCGGTGCGCGCGTCGATCCCGGTGCCCTCGCTGCCGCCGGCCTGCGCGGAGCCGCGGAAACCGTGCTCGGGGCCGAAGACGCCGCCGATGGTCAGCCCCCCGGTGTCCCGGGCGTGCGCGTGCATCAGGTCGACCAGGTGGCTGTACCTGCCGTCCACGCCGGTGGGGTTGGAGATGACGCCGACCCGCTCACCGGCGAGCGCCGCGAAACCGCCCTCGACCAGGTGGTCCAGGCCGGTGCGCACCGGAAACCGGGGTCGCTGGCCGGGTTTGGCCGGCTCGGGGCTGGCCGGATCGTCGGCCGCCGCACAGGCGACGGCGCTGACGGCGGCCCCACCGCCCAGGGCGATGACACGTCGGCGACTCAGCCGTTCAGGATCTCTTCCCATGACGCCTCCCGAGACTCGACTCCTGTCGGGACGGTAGTCGGCAGCCGGATCACCGACAAGAAGCCAGAGAGGGTGTCAGAGAGGGTGTCAAAGAACTCGAGAGACACGACGCAGAGAGGGTGTCAAAGAACTCCAGAGACAGTGTCAAAGGACTCGAAACGAGGGGCTTGAGCGAGAACGAGGCTTGGGCGTGGACGGGTAGGCGACCGCTCTTCAAGTCTTTCCGAGGACTTGGAACTGGCCCCCAGGATGCATCCGGCCTGATGACTCGTGCGTAGGGGATGGGGATGGGCTGGCCGCTGAGGATGTTCCAGGAGGAGGGCTTCTA contains:
- a CDS encoding exo-beta-N-acetylmuramidase NamZ family protein; translated protein: MGRDPERLSRRRVIALGGGAAVSAVACAAADDPASPEPAKPGQRPRFPVRTGLDHLVEGGFAALAGERVGVISNPTGVDGRYSHLVDLMHAHARDTGGLTIGGVFGPEHGFRGSAQAGGSEGTGIDARTGLTVYDAYNASQATWETLYERAGVQTVVFDIQDVGSRFYTYIWALYDSMVAAARRGLRYVVLDRPNPAGGKAYGPMMTTRFTTAVGKKEIVQQHGMTVGELARFYNGEFLPTDAGRPVELEVIECSGWVPNMMGADTDVPWVMPSPNMPTPDTALVYPGTGMFEGVASLSEGRGTTRPFELIGGPGFDYHWSDRLNAANLPGVSFREAYFTPTFNKFANTLCAGVEVKVTDPQAFDPIRTAVAMLVEARKYPAFVWRTDSWDAARPYWIDKLSGSERLRTMIDAGASTDELVGAWRDELVEFDAQRRPYLLYRR